In the genome of Pichia kudriavzevii chromosome 4, complete sequence, one region contains:
- a CDS encoding uncharacterized protein (PKUD0D03500; similar to Saccharomyces cerevisiae YPL123C (RNY1); ancestral locus Anc_8.621): protein MGHCCLLYYISPCLFLFLSYFFLAKTQLEKQRLTMNILRLLAFLVASEAWVIPSQFKLETFMDTTPAVPFEIKECPLNLPFSCTNQTQIEDTCCFEYPGGVLLQTQFWDYYPPVGPDDMFTLHGLWPDRCDGQYDQFCDSSMEISNVRKILTEHGQDGLLEKMSKVWKNFNGNDESLWIHEFNKHGTCMSTIKSSCYSDDSKPNQNVVDFFQKSVELFEELPTYQWLSENGIVPSLEQTYSKRQIEETLSARFGQPVFIKCNRYQALQEVWYFHHLRGSIVTGDYQPIPALLGSQCPEDGIKFIPKKGFEPPKPTHTQPDGPKPTGKILRGVLKPESSNGCLISNGNWYSSGTCARFTLLKAEFGGYNIKSSKGFCKIGNEGYLVCGRNVTPMQFAYDKDKKWVTFGGKNKWSAEKEPTRFKQVPISPGYDGPIQFDLKLQAN from the coding sequence ATGGGTCATTGTTGTCTCTTGTATTATATCTCCCCttgtctttttctttttctgagctatttttttcttgccaaAACccaacttgaaaaacaaagactCACCATGAACATACTAAGGCTATTAGCATTTCTAGTAGCATCTGAGGCTTGGGTGATTCCAAGCCAATTCAAATTAGAGACATTTATGGATACTACTCCGGCAGTTccatttgaaatcaaagaatgtCCGTTGAATTTACCATTTTCTTGTACCaatcaaactcaaatcGAAGATACTTGCTGCTTTGAATACCCTGGTGGcgttcttcttcaaacgCAGTTCTGGGACTACTATCCACCTGTTGGTCCAGATGATATGTTTACATTGCATGGATTATGGCCGGATAGGTGTGATGGCCAGTACGATCAGTTTTGCGACTCTTCTATGGAAATCAGCAATGTAAGAAAGATATTGACTGAGCATGGTCAAGATGGGTTGTTAGAGAAGATGAGCAAGGTATGGAAGAATTTCAACGGAAACGATGAGTCGCTATGGATACACGAATTTAATAAGCATGGAACTTGCATGAGTACGATTAAGAGCTCATGCTATAGCGATGACTCCAAACCAAATCAGAATGTTGTTGACTTTTTTCAGAAGTCAGTGGAGCTATTTGAAGAGTTGCCTACTTACCAGTGGCTTTCTGAAAATGGGATTGTTCCGTCATTGGAACAAACTTATTCCAAAAGACAGATTGAGGAAACACTAAGCGCTAGATTTGGACAGCCGGTCTTCATTAAGTGTAACAGATACCAGGCTTTACAAGAAGTATGGTACTTCCACCATCTACGTGGGTCAATTGTCACAGGCGATTATCAGCCAATACCGGCGTTATTGGGATCCCAATGTCCCGAGGATGGAATAAAATTTATTCCAAAGAAAGGGTTTGAACCTCCAAAGCCAACTCATACCCAGCCTGATGGACCTAAACCAACAGGCAAGATTTTACGGGGTGTTCTCAAACCGGAAAGTAGTAACGGATGTCTTATCAGTAATGGTAACTGGTATTCATCTGGTACTTGCGCTAGGTTCACCCTTTTAAAAGCCGAGTTTGGGGGATATAATATCAAGTCTTCAAAAGGATTCTGCAAGATAGGTAACGAGGGATATCTAGTCTGTGGTAGAAATGTCACGCCTATGCAGTTTGCATACGATAAAGACAAAAAATGGGTCACATTTGgtggaaaaaacaaatggaGTGCCGAAAAAGAACCCACTCGATTTAAACAGGTTCCTATATCACCCGGCTATGATGGTCCTATCCAGTTTGATCTTAAGCTTCAAGCAAACTAG
- a CDS encoding uncharacterized protein (PKUD0D03470; similar to Saccharomyces cerevisiae YDL100C (GET3); ancestral locus Anc_2.355) has protein sequence MADLEVEPTLGDIVSHDTLKWVFVGGKGGVGKTTSSSSIAIQLALNNPQKNYLLISTDPAHNLSDAFDQKFGKDARVVEGLSNLSCMEIDPSSSMEEFNASNKMGMDQNDPLNSVLSEVTSSIPGIDEAFSFMEVLKHIKNQKASENDTSIIKYDTIIFDTAPTGHTLRFLQLPSTLEKLLGKFNEITGRMGSLLSMMGGDQKQEMFNKLGEIKEQVTEVNKQFQDPELTTFVCVCISEFLSLYETERLIQDLMKYNMDVNTIIVNQLLFADEDECKRCQARWKMQKKYLDQMDELYEDYHLIKMPLLGNEIRGLPNLKKFSKFLLTPYNPATDKDLVFSIEER, from the coding sequence ATGGCCGATCTTGAAGTAGAACCAACTTTAGGGGATATTGTTTCTCATGACACACTTAAATGGGTTTTTGTCGGTGGTAAAGGTGGTGTTGGTAAAACCAcatcctcctcctccaTTGCAATCCAATTGGCATTGAACAATCCACAAAAGAACTACTTGTTGATATCTACTGATCCTGCACACAACTTGTCGGACGCGTTTGATCAAAAGTTTGGGAAGGACGCAAGAGTGGTTGAAGGATTAAGCAATCTATCATGTATGGAGATTGATCcgtcatcatcaatggaGGAGTTCAACGCATCCAATAAGATGGGCATGGATCAGAACGATCCACTCAACAGTGTTTTGTCTGAAGTAACATCTTCCATTCCAGGTATTGATGAAGCGTTTTCCTTCATGGAGGTTTTAAAACACATCAAGAACCAAAAGGCAAGTGAAAACGATACTTCCATCATTAAGTATGATACAATTATCTTTGACACTGCCCCAACTGGTCATACTTTGAGATTTCTACAACTTCCATCTACGCTTGAAAAGCTATTAGGTAAGTTCAACGAAATTACAGGTAGAATGGGATCTTTGTTGAGCATGATGGGTGGTGATCAAAAGCAAGAAatgttcaacaaattaggtgaaatcaaagaacAAGTTACTGAAGTTAACAAGCAATTCCAAGATCCTGAATTGACAACATTTGTCTGCGTTTGTATCTCGGAGTTTTTATCCTTGTACGAAACCGAAAGATTAATCCAAGATTTAATGAAGTACAACATGGATGTCAATACAATCATTGTCAACCAATTGTTATTTGCTGACGAAGACGAATGTAAGAGGTGCCAAGCTAGATGGAAGATGCAAAAGAAGTATTTGGACCAAATGGATGAATTGTATGAAGATTATCATTTGATCAAAATGCCTCTTCTAGGTAACGAAATTAGAGGCTTGCctaatttgaaaaagttctCCAAGTTCCTTCTGACCCCTTATAATCCAGCAACTGACAAAGATCTTGTTTTCTCTATTGAGGAAAGATAG
- a CDS encoding uncharacterized protein (PKUD0D03450; similar to Saccharomyces cerevisiae YKL119C (VPH2); ancestral locus Anc_2.453), with protein MLEYKYGEKVELLIRESGIEKTKKDILLTSGKVTFKELLDVLALCDGESRNIMHYMAELTPLIGVHEERPPIPKSEEYKKLMKRLRMQDEEKKYRRYLSRNESTLPTSVDSIGKYVFIPESERVHSSSAASMAKEVKHQLTTILNVFITCVSSGYAMWYWSGSSLGLASDYAIRMLLSLVVAIIVLIAEVVVFGGYVRKVDEARERERASVERKTVVETVVIKSGESKRQRPKEKPAQNGKRESKTKTKTTTKINTKINTKINTKINTKTKPE; from the coding sequence ATGCTTGAATACAAATATGGTGAAAAGGTTGAGCTTCTGATCAGAGAAAGCGGGATTGAGAAAACTAAGAAAGATATTCTTCTAACTAGCGGTAAGGTCACTTTTAAGGAATTGCTAGATGTTCTTGCATTGTGTGATGGCGAGTCAAGGAATATAATGCACTACATGGCAGAACTTACACCGCTTATAGGGGTGCATGAGGAAAGGCCGCCGATACCGAAGAGCGAGGAGTATAAGAAGCTAATGAAGAGACTACGAATGCAGgatgaggagaagaagtATAGGAGGTACCTCTCACGGAACGAGAGCACTTTGCCCACTAGTGTGGATTCTATTGGGAAGTATGTCTTTATACCTGAATCTGAACGGGTCCACAGCAGCAGCGCTGCGAGTATGGCCAAGGAGGTGAAGCATCAGCTGACGACTATTTTGAATGTTTTCATAACTTGTGTGTCGTCCGGATACGCCATGTGGTACTGGAGTGGGAGTAGTCTGGGTCTTGCGAGTGACTATGCCATCCGGATGCTGTTGAGTTTAGTTGTTGCGATTATTGTTTTAATTGCAGAAGTTGTTGTCTTTGGCGGGTATGTGAGGAAGGTCGATGAAGCTcgagagagagaaagagcGAGTGTTGAGCGCAAGACTGTCGTTGAGACTGTCGTCATCAAATCTGGCGAAAGCAAGAGACAAAGGCCAAAGGAGAAACCTGCTCAAAACGGAAAACGGGAATcgaaaacgaaaacaaaaacGACAACTAAAATCAATACGAAAATCAATACGAAAATTAATACGAAAATCAATACGAAAACAAAACCAGAGTAG
- a CDS encoding uncharacterized protein (PKUD0D03460; similar to Saccharomyces cerevisiae YPL008W (CHL1); ancestral locus Anc_8.81), translating to MAQINTFNHPFEHPYQVQLDLMQEIYDTLKNGYKVGIFESPTGTGKTLSLICSTMTWLREYKKMHNEGLIKDKLKSAEEDDDEEDEPEWVRQSFIDKIMSEYVGEAKKYEEHLARVHDQGTSVIIDGNIGKKGNVKIYKKRKTEKLQNDETIDDLAPDDFDILDDTTSKSGISRDVEFLLERFENKSKKYENKIHSTQINESKVKIFFVSRTHSQLSQFSSQLKLTTFPSSIDQLPGERIKYLPLGSRKQLCINESVSKLVDSQAINKACQNLQQSTDENKKCQYMPNPFNEEHLHLKDKMNDLVMSDIRDIEDIHELGEQLRICPYYSTRADIPIAEIISMPYQLLLHKDTRHILGLDLQNSVVVIDEAHNLLDTISRIYSTSVSLNDLKMVRKALKLYTRKFMLKMSAGNRINIAKLNKIISKLYKFIEASNEKGIVTSGKTVDRDDIFGDDVSELLNIYELETYLIKSKLAFKLESYMEKVVKVDGDELYKSSGQPILFGIKSFLYSLSNPLKSGKFFWDKSENDLSLKYLLLDPSEDFKEIVEEAKCVILAGGTMEPVSEFTDFLVPYLEKDKIHQFSCDHVIPDENLIVFPIGRYRNTEFEFSFQRRNNDFMITKLGESFCELLREIPAGCVAFFPSYSYLSQVLESWRKSGVYETLDTVKKIFTESKDKSVDETLSEFKQTIELDDNRKGAFLLSVVGGKLSEGINFSDDLARAVFMIGLPYPNAFSSDLIAKREYIEQKYLTNGKTESYAKRKSQEFYENLCMKAVNQSVGRAIRNINDYATIYLFDSRYGNPRIVNKLSQWVKKRVLPMNTTNPVLETRAFFEKHAQR from the coding sequence ATGGCACAAATAAATACATTCAACCATCCGTTTGAACATCCATATCAAGTCCAGCTGGATTTGATGCAAGAAATATACGacacattgaaaaatggttATAAAGTGGGCATATTTGAGTCGCCTACAGGAACAGGTAAAACATTAAGTTTAATATGTTCTACTATGACATGGTTGAGAGAATATAAAAAGATGCATAATGAAGGACTAATCAAAGACAAGCTGAAGTCTGccgaagaagatgatgatgaggaggatgaaCCTGAATGGGTGAGACAAAGtttcattgacaaaatAATGTCTGAGTATGTTGGTGAAGCTAAAAAATACGAAGAACATTTGGCAAGAGTTCATGACCAAGGTACTAgtgttattattgatggGAATATAGGGAAGAAGGGAAATGTCAAGATATACAAGAAAAGGAAGACCGAAAAATTGCAGAATGACGAAACAATCGACGATCTTGCAcctgatgattttgatatcttaGATGACACAACGAGTAAATCAGGGATATCTAGAGATGTGGAATTTCTATTAGAGAGATTCGAAAATAAATCCAAGAAgtatgaaaataaaatacacTCAACACAAATTAATGAATCCAAAGTaaagattttctttgtctcACGTACGCATTCTCAGTTATCCCAGTTTAGTAGCCAACTAAAACTCACAACATTTCCCTCGTCAATTGACCAGCTTCCTGGAGAGCGCATCAAGTATCTTCCTTTAGGATCAAGAAAACAACTCTGCATCAATGAATCGGTGTCTAAATTAGTCGACAGCCAAGCAATAAATAAAGCATGCCAGAATTTACAGCAGTCAACtgatgaaaacaagaaatgCCAATATATGCCAAATCCATTTAACGAAGAGCATCTTCACTTGAAGGATAAAATGAATGATCTTGTCATGTCTGATATACGAGATATAGAAGATATACATGAGTTGGGAGAACAGCTACGTATATGTCCGTATTATTCGACACGAGCGGACATACCAATAGCTGAAATAATATCAATGCCATACCAGCTATTATTACACAAAGATACACGGCACATCTTGGGGTTAGATTTGCAAAACTCAGTTGTTGTAATAGACGAAGCACACAATCTACTGGACACAATATCCAGAATTTATTCAACATCAGTTTCATTAAATGATTTAAAAATGGTGAGAAAAGCATTAAAACTTTATACTAGAAAGTTCATGCTTAAAATGTCTGCAGGTAATCGGATCAATATAGCCAAGCTAAACAAAATTATCTCCAAGTTATACAAATTTATAGAGGCATCAAATGAGAAGGGAATTGTTACTTCTGGTAAAACTGTCGATAGagatgatatttttggtgatgatgTCAGCGAGTTATTGAACATTTACGAGCTAGAAACATACTTAATCAAGTCGAAGCTTGCATTTAAGTTAGAGTCTTACATGGAAAAAGTAGTCAAGGTGGATGGTGATGAACTGTACAAATCATCTGGCCAGCCTATACTGTTTGGGATCAAATCCTTCTTGTATTCCCTCTCAAACCCCCTGAAAAGtggaaaatttttttgGGATAAGTCTGAGAATGACCTTTCCTTAAAGTATCTCCTCCTTGACCCCAGTGAGGACTTCAAAGAAATCGTCGAAGAAGCCAAATGTGTTATATTGGCTGGGGGCACAATGGAGCCGGTCTCTGAATTCACCGATTTCCTAGTTCCCTATTTAGAAAAGGATaagattcatcaattctCATGTGATCATGTTATACCAGATGAGAACTTGATTGTCTTCCCCATAGGGAGATACAGGAATACggaatttgagttttcttttcaaaggAGAAACAACGACTTCATGATAACCAAGTTAGGAGAATCATTCTGTGAATTACTGCGGGAAATTCCAGCAGGTTGTGTTGCCTTTTTCCCCAGTTACAGCTATCTCTCCCAAGTTCTTGAGAGCTGGCGGAAATCTGGAGTTTACGAAACACTGGACACCGTTAAAAAGATATTCACCGAATCTAAAGATAAATCTGTTGACGAAACTTTGTCTGAATTCAAGCAAACAATTGAGTTGGATGATAATAGGAAAGGGGCCTTCTTGCTCTCAGTTGTTGGCGGTAAATTGTCTGAAGGGATCAATTTCTCTGATGATCTTGCTAGAGCTGTGTTTATGATAGGACTTCCCTATCCTAATGCATTCAGCAGTGATTTGATTGCCAAGCGAGAGTACATTGAGCAAAAATACCTTACCAACGGGAAGACAGAATCGTATGCTAAGAGGAAGAGTCAAGAGTTCTACGAAAATTTGTGTATGAAAGCAGTCAACCAGTCGGTTGGACGTGCAATACGGAACATCAACGACTATGCAACAATATACCTTTTTGATTCTCGATATGGCAACCCACGTATAGTGAACAAACTTTCTCAATGGGTGAAGAAAAGGGTGCTACCAATGAACACGACAAACCCCGTTTTAGAGACACGCGCCTTTTTCGAAAAACATGCACAACGTTag
- a CDS encoding uncharacterized protein (PKUD0D03490; Pfam Domains: Ribonuc_red_lgC(6.3e-304)|Ribonuc_red_lgN(1.4e-26)) gives MTMEDVVTVLDHKGKNSVFKPDVLETFLISLSEGLATEFINIKEIVEKVYLGLPNRITTDELVNLVAETLASLTTKHYHYSTLASRVLSTHMQKRLPAKFSENFKQLYEYKPINQQGKDSIISEKILNIVLENKDIIDGAIVKERDYDIDYFGFRTLENSYFLRIDNTVSETPQFLFMRVALGIHGTDIDSAIETYELISKKYFIHASPTLFNASLRTPFLSSCFLLAMKDDSIDGIYKTLYDTAMISRSAGGIGLHVSNIRASGTYINGSNGISSGLIPMLKVFNSTAQYVDQGGNKRPGAFCIYLEPWHGDVFDFLNIRKNHGKEEMRARDLFIALWIPDMFMEKVERDEDWCLFSQDSSPGLTECYGDEFNKLYVKYENDERFLRKVKARELWSAILIAQTETGNPFLLYKDRCNSLSNQKNLGVIKSSNLCCEIVEYSSPEETAVCNLASIALPMFVNGNQFDFKKLHDMTKIVIRNLDRVIDVNAYPLENCKVSNIKNRPVGLGVQGLADTFFKLRIPFGSPESRQLNIQIFETIYHGALEQSCKLAQEHGTYGTYDGSPMSQGKLQYDLWGAKPTDLWDWKTLKRKIAKHGVRNSLLVALMPTASTSQIFGFTECFEPITSNIYLRRVLSGEHQVVNRYLVDDLVKLGLWNTDLKNQILLNRGSIQAIEGIPKEIKSLYKTVWEISQKVVIDLAADRAPFIDQSQSMNLFIQDVSFSKLTSMHFYAWKKGLKTGMYYLRTRAAANAIQFSLDLSTIKKRERELESDEAQKKQRGESNDLIHDIYNTDIVSCNLKDPENCESCSA, from the coding sequence ATGACCATGGAGGATGTGGTTACAGTCTTAGATCACAAGGGAAAAAACTCGGTGTTCAAACCGGATGTTCTGGAAACCtttttgatatctttatcTGAGGGTTTGGCCACAgaatttatcaacatcaagGAAATTGTGGAAAAGGTTTATCTTGGACTGCCAAACCGAATAACTACAGATGAGCTTGTTAATTTAGTTGCAGAAACTCTTGCTTCCTTGACTACCAAGCATTATCATTACTCAACTCTTGCATCGAGGGTTTTGTCTACACATATGCAGAAAAGACTTCCCGCAAAATTCTCAGAGAATTTTAAGCAGTTATATGAATATAAACCTATCAATCAACAAGGCAAGGATTCCATCATATCGGAAAAAATACTCAATATTGTGctggaaaataaagatataATAGATGGTGCTATCGTTAAAGAACGAGACTACGACATCGATTATTTTGGGTTTCGGACTTTGGAAAACTCATACTTTCTTAGGATTGATAACACTGTCTCCGAAACTCCgcaatttttgtttatgaGAGTGGCTTTAGGTATCCACGGCACTGACATAGATAGTGCTATAGAAACATATGAGCTTATTTCCAAGAAATATTTTATTCATGCCTCTCCAACTCTTTTCAATGCAAGTTTAAGAACCCcatttttatcttcatgTTTCCTGTTGGCTATGAAAGACGACTCTATCGATGGCATATATAAAACGCTATATGATACAGCTATGATCTCGAGATCAGCTGGTGGTATTGGATTGCATGTCTCTAATATAAGAGCCAGTGGTACTTACATCAACGGTAGTAATGGGATTTCATCCGGTTTAATCCCTATGTTAAAAGTATTCAATTCAACTGCACAATATGTTGACCAGGGTGGAAACAAAAGACCAGGTGCATTTTGCATATATTTAGAGCCATGGCATGGTGATGTTTTTGACTTTCTCAATATCAGGAAGAATCATGGGAAGGAAGAAATGAGAGCTAGAGATTTATTTATTGCTCTATGGATTCCAGATATGTTCATGGAGAAAGTGGAAAGAGATGAAGATTGgtgtttattttctcaGGATTCGAGTCCAGGTCTAACCGAGTGTTATGGTGATGAGTTTAATAAATTGTATGTAAAATATGAAAACGATGAGAGATTTCTGAGGAAAGTTAAGGCGAGAGAGTTATGGAGTGCGATCTTAATAGCACAAACAGAAACGGGTAACCCTTTCCTTCTTTACAAAGATCGGTGCAATTCCttatcaaatcaaaaaaaccTGGGTGTAATCAAAAGCTCCAATTTATGTTGTGAAATAGTTGAATATTCGTCTCCCGAAGAAACTGCAGTTTGCAATCTTGCCTCAATTGCGTTGCCTATGTTTGTTAATGGAAACCAATTTGACTTCAAAAAGCTGCACGATATGACTAAAATTGTTATTCGGAATTTGGATAGGGTTATTGACGTAAACGCTTATCCATTGGAGAATTGTAAGGTATCGAATATTAAGAACAGGCCGGTCGGCTTAGGTGTTCAAGGATTAGCTGAtacttttttcaaactaaGAATTCCATTTGGCTCTCCAGAATCTAGGCAGTTGAACATTCAAATCTTCGAAACCATCTACCATGGTGCTTTAGAACAATCCTGTAAACTAGCCCAAGAACATGGAACTTATGGAACATATGATGGCTCTCCTATGTCGCAGGGAAAACTACAATATGATTTATGGGGGGCTAAGCCTACCGATTTATGGGACTGGAAGAcattgaagagaaagattGCTAAACATGGCGTTCGAAATTCATTACTTGTGGCTTTAATGCCTACTGCGTCCACTTCGCAAATTTTTGGCTTTACAGAGTGCTTTGAACCAATAACATCCAATATATACCTTCGTCGGGTCTTATCCGGAGAACATCAGGTTGTTAATCGATACTTAGTCGACGACCTAGTGAAGTTGGGTTTGTGGAATActgatttgaaaaatcaaattctaTTAAATCGTGGCTCCATCCAAGCTATTGAAGgaattccaaaagaaattaaaagCCTTTACAAGACTGTTTGGGAAATATCACAGAAAGTTGTTATTGACTTAGCAGCAGATAGGGCCCCCTTTATTGACCAATCACAGAGTATGAATTTGTTTATTCAGGATGTCTCGTTTTCTAAATTAACCAGCATGCATTTCTATGCGTGGAAGAAAGGGTTGAAGACCGGAATGTATTATTTAAGAACAAGAGCGGCAGCAAATGCTATACAATTCAGCTTAGATTTATCAACTATAAAAAAGCGGGAAAGGGAACTAGAAAGCGATGAGGCTcaaaagaagcaaagagGAGAGAGCAATGATTTAATTCACGATATTTATAACACAGATATTGTCAGCTGCAATTTGAAGGATCCAGAGAATTGTGAATCTTGCTCCGCTTAA
- a CDS encoding uncharacterized protein (PKUD0D03480; similar to Saccharomyces cerevisiae YPL120W (VPS30); ancestral locus Anc_8.615): protein MGTPLHYCRSCNLPLELDDSLKSLTPAKENLLTLNYAEQPSPIRIEKGEESSKSPIHDIPKIPQERVDLFKEAVQSNSGRRQAEETKYDISKYNPSTSTESVEINSSSNKHSFVYLDDKQYNHSDFDHYSDEMLQNGNNSPNVVRPFRSEEIKDLVNKKSNISERVESLEKIFNIISMKYEIDYPVCSDCANTLVQQMKHHYDTLNKEKDVYMKFLKKLTSQNGPNVEKTNQSLNDLKKLGEEEEAILNKISEEDEKHLALNKEIEELELELQELNTKEQIFVLEKNKFELEMQEKLDELDRVQNQYTHNMNIMDLIRSTDVFGTIFEISHSGKFGTINGLRLGCLDDIKVTWHEINAALGQLALLIATCIHILNTELDGYRLIPMGSTSRIEKFTKDLKSGKVVKSTIKLYSTGDFSIGGFFAHNNLDVGMVCLVAVMQQVADHIAKIDKTCKIPYMMAEDKVGGYCVRPSSRSGWESWTNSCRCLLTNARWILLFCITYYNEKLGCA from the coding sequence ATGGGCACGCCGTTACATTACTGTCGAAGTTGTAATTTGCCCTTAGAACTTGATGATTCACTTAAAAGTTTGACTCCAGCTAAAGAGAACCTCCTAACTCTAAATTATGCCGAACAACCGTCACCTATACGCATAGAAAAGGGAGAGGAAAGTTCCAAGTCTCCAATCCACGATATACCAAAAATACCACAAGAACGAGTGgatcttttcaaagagGCGGTACAGTCAAACTCAGGGCGACGACAAGCggaagaaacaaaatatgACATTAGCAAGTACAATCCTAGCACTTCCACAGAGTCGGTGGAGATCAATAGTTCGAGTAATAAGCATTCGTTTGTGTATCTTGATGATAAGCAATACAATCATTCAGACTTTGATCATTATTCTGATGAAATGCTGCAAAATGGGAATAACTCGCCAAACGTTGTACGACCTTTCAGAAGTGAAGAGATTAAAGATTTAGtcaataaaaaatcaaatatcAGTGAACGTGTTGAAAGcttagaaaaaatattcaacatcatctcGATGAAATACGAAATTGATTATCCGGTATGCAGTGACTGTGCGAACACTCTAGTCCAACAAATGAAGCACCATTATGATACCTTaaataaggaaaaagaTGTCTACATGAAATTTCTCAAGAAATTAACCTCTCAAAATGGCCCCAATGTGGAGAAGACGAATCAATCGCTAAAcgatttgaagaagttgggggaagaggaagaagcAATTCTAAATAAAATctcagaagaagatgagaAACATTTGGCActaaacaaagaaattgaagagcTTGAACTAGAGCTGCAAGAATTAAATACAAAAGAGCAAATATTTGTATTGGAAAAGAATAAATTTGAACTAGAAATGCAAGAGAAATTGGATGAACTAGACCGAGTACAAAATCAGTATACTCATAATATGAATATAATGGACTTAATCAGAAGTACTGATGTATTTGGTACAATTTTTGAGATTTCACATTCAGGTAAATTTGGCACTATCAATGGTCTTCGTTTGGGATGTTTAGATGATATCAAGGTTACTTGGCATGAAATAAATGCTGCACTAGGTCAGCTTGCTTTACTGATAGCTACATGTATCCATATATTGAATACTGAGCTTGACGGTTATAGATTAATTCCTATGGGATCGACTTCAAggattgaaaaattcacAAAGGATCTAAAGTCTGGCAAAGTTGTAAAGTCAACGATAAAATTGTACTCTACGGGTGACTTCTCCATTGGTGGCTTTTTTGCTCATAATAATCTTGATGTTGGTATGGTGTGTTTGGTAGCTGTAATGCAGCAAGTGGCAGATCACATTGCGaaaattgataaaacatGCAAAATTCCATACATGATGGCCGAAGATAAAGTGGGAGGCTACTGCGTCAGACCATCCAGCCGAAGTGGATGGGAATCGTGGACTAACAGTTGTAGGTGTTTGCTGACAAATGCTAGATGGATACTGCTTTTCTGTATAACGTATTACAACGAGAAACTAGGTTGCGCATGA